The Chryseobacterium indicum genome includes a window with the following:
- a CDS encoding protein phosphatase 2C domain-containing protein yields the protein MNIYSVLQIGDYHINHCEDFLITKKIGSDKILCAVMDGCSTAMESQFASALFGKILRKICIEKGYKELYETEKNSDPEEDLKTVLKELFKEITSAKNHLLLDEKELLTTLNILLYNTKKDEGIIICIGDGLVCINGKTTEFERDNKPDYLAYHLKENFEEFYFNQTQKIRFSKLEDVSIATDGISSFIPIKKTDHNEKINPTDYLLYDKSNVESEEMLSQKLKKLEHHYGMKPSDDLAIIRIIK from the coding sequence ATGAACATTTATTCTGTTCTTCAGATTGGCGATTATCACATTAATCATTGCGAAGATTTTCTCATCACAAAGAAAATAGGGAGTGATAAGATTCTGTGTGCTGTAATGGATGGATGTTCAACTGCGATGGAAAGTCAGTTTGCTTCCGCACTATTTGGGAAGATCCTGCGTAAAATATGCATCGAAAAAGGTTATAAAGAATTATACGAAACAGAGAAAAATTCTGATCCTGAAGAAGATTTAAAAACTGTTTTAAAAGAGCTTTTTAAAGAAATTACATCCGCGAAAAATCATTTACTGCTTGATGAAAAAGAACTTCTTACGACATTGAATATTCTTCTTTACAATACCAAAAAAGACGAAGGAATAATTATATGTATCGGAGACGGTTTAGTTTGTATCAATGGAAAAACAACAGAATTTGAAAGAGACAACAAACCGGATTATCTGGCGTATCACTTAAAGGAAAATTTTGAAGAATTTTACTTCAATCAGACTCAGAAAATACGATTCAGTAAGCTTGAAGATGTTTCTATCGCTACAGATGGAATTTCATCTTTCATCCCAATTAAAAAGACAGATCACAACGAAAAAATCAATCCGACAGACTATCTTCTCTATGATAAAAGCAATGTTGAATCTGAAGAAATGCTTTCCCAGAAATTAAAAAAGCTTGAACATCATTACGGAATGAAACCGAGTGATGATCTCGCCATTATAAGAATTATAAAATAA
- the kdpC gene encoding K(+)-transporting ATPase subunit C, translated as MKNHILSASRLTLVMLVIVGIYLGIVYAGSKVLPTQGNAEIINFKGQKFYANIGQNFTSPKYFHGRPSAVDYNAAGSAGSNKGPSNEEYLQTVKKRIDTLKMMNPEMQNVKVPVELVTASGSGLDPDISPEGALYQVKRVAKNRNISSEKLEQLIKNQTETSIFGPSKVNVLKLNIALDQLK; from the coding sequence ATGAAAAATCATATTTTATCAGCATCCAGACTTACATTGGTGATGCTTGTGATTGTCGGAATTTACTTAGGAATTGTTTACGCAGGTTCAAAAGTTTTACCGACTCAGGGAAATGCAGAAATCATTAATTTTAAAGGACAGAAATTTTACGCCAATATCGGACAGAATTTTACGTCTCCGAAGTATTTTCACGGTCGTCCTTCTGCGGTAGATTATAATGCGGCAGGAAGTGCGGGAAGCAATAAAGGACCAAGCAACGAAGAATATCTTCAGACTGTAAAAAAACGAATTGACACTTTAAAAATGATGAATCCTGAAATGCAAAACGTAAAAGTGCCTGTAGAACTCGTAACAGCAAGCGGAAGCGGACTAGATCCGGACATTTCTCCGGAAGGCGCACTTTATCAGGTTAAAAGAGTGGCAAAAAACAGAAATATCAGTTCGGAAAAACTGGAACAACTTATCAAAAATCAAACAGAAACATCTATTTTCGGTCCGTCAAAAGTAAATGTATTGAAATTAAACATTGCTCTGGATCAGCTTAAATAA
- a CDS encoding porin, producing the protein MKKYIVALLFAGLFLPKAQTTDSAKTDAKLKISAYAEVFYTYDFNEPSGRNRQNFLYSYNRHNEVNLNLGFIKANYENERMRANLALMAGTYAQDNLAAEQDALKYVNEANIGIKISKTKNLWIDAGIMPSHIGWESAIGKDNVNLTRSLAAENSPYFETGAKVSYTSDNGKWFLSGLVLNGWQRIAKAEENKSLSFGHQITFKPNDKITLNSSSFIGNDKPQDDKRMRYFHDLYGNFQLTDHFSTTLGFDVGAEQKEKGSESYNLWYSPNVLMKYQFDNQWSLAGRVEYFSDKNGVIIATETPNGFQTFGYSLNVDYQILKNVVFRTEARGFTSKDAIFVKNDNLRQGNFFITTSLAAWF; encoded by the coding sequence ATGAAAAAATATATTGTGGCACTCTTATTTGCAGGACTTTTTTTACCGAAGGCACAAACCACAGACTCTGCAAAAACCGATGCCAAACTGAAAATCTCCGCTTACGCTGAAGTTTTTTATACCTATGATTTCAATGAACCTTCCGGAAGAAACCGCCAGAACTTTTTGTACAGCTACAACAGGCACAATGAAGTTAATCTTAATTTAGGCTTCATCAAAGCAAACTATGAAAACGAAAGAATGCGCGCCAATCTTGCTCTGATGGCGGGAACTTATGCACAGGATAATCTGGCTGCGGAACAGGACGCTCTGAAATATGTAAATGAAGCGAATATCGGAATTAAAATTTCCAAAACAAAAAATCTGTGGATCGATGCAGGGATCATGCCGTCGCACATTGGGTGGGAAAGCGCAATCGGGAAAGATAACGTTAATCTTACCAGAAGTCTCGCGGCAGAAAATTCTCCCTATTTCGAGACCGGAGCCAAAGTTTCTTACACTTCGGATAACGGAAAATGGTTTCTGAGCGGTCTTGTTTTAAACGGATGGCAGAGAATTGCAAAAGCTGAAGAAAATAAAAGTCTTTCTTTCGGGCATCAGATTACTTTTAAACCCAATGATAAGATTACGCTGAACAGCAGTTCATTCATAGGAAACGATAAACCACAGGATGATAAAAGAATGCGTTATTTCCATGATCTGTACGGAAATTTTCAGTTGACGGATCATTTCTCAACAACGTTAGGTTTTGATGTCGGAGCCGAACAGAAAGAAAAAGGAAGTGAAAGCTACAACCTTTGGTATTCTCCAAACGTTTTGATGAAATATCAGTTTGACAATCAATGGAGTCTTGCAGGACGTGTGGAATATTTCAGCGACAAAAACGGAGTGATTATCGCTACAGAAACGCCTAATGGATTTCAGACTTTCGGATATTCTTTAAATGTAGATTATCAGATTCTGAAAAATGTAGTTTTCCGTACGGAAGCGAGAGGATTTACTTCTAAAGATGCCATTTTTGTGAAAAATGACAATTTAAGACAGGGAAATTTTTTCATCACCACCAGTTTAGCTGCCTGGTTTTAA
- a CDS encoding sensor protein KdpD, with amino-acid sequence MSSSAKDFLELIQKSRKGKFKIYIGMSAGVGKTFRMLQEAHALLRNGIDVKIGYIETHGREETVALTDGIPEIQRRSSFYKGKNLEEMDLQTIINTHPEVVLVDELAHTNIEGSKNKKRWQDVLEILDNGINVISAMNIQHIESLNEEVKKITGIEVSERVPDKILALADEVVNIDLTADELLTRLKEGKIYKKEKIQTALSNFFQSGHILQLRELALKEVATHVERKVETEIKTENFKPIKFLACISSNEKIAKNIIRKTARLASYYNSPWTVLYIQKPSENPEKIALNKQRFLINNFNLAQELGAKVIRQKESSIHKGILDYVIAHNITTVCIGKPHAHLLQRIFGYSWIYTLMNRLNERQIDIIILS; translated from the coding sequence ATGTCTTCTTCAGCAAAAGATTTTTTAGAACTCATCCAGAAATCCCGAAAAGGGAAATTTAAAATCTACATCGGAATGAGCGCAGGAGTAGGAAAAACCTTCCGTATGCTTCAGGAAGCGCATGCTCTTTTGCGAAACGGAATTGACGTAAAAATTGGCTACATCGAAACCCACGGAAGAGAAGAAACTGTCGCTTTAACAGACGGAATTCCCGAAATACAGAGAAGATCTTCTTTTTATAAAGGTAAAAATCTGGAAGAAATGGATCTTCAGACCATTATTAATACCCATCCCGAAGTTGTTTTGGTGGACGAACTGGCTCACACAAACATTGAAGGCTCCAAAAATAAAAAAAGATGGCAGGATGTTCTGGAAATTCTGGATAACGGAATCAACGTCATCAGTGCGATGAATATTCAGCATATTGAAAGTCTGAATGAAGAAGTAAAAAAGATCACCGGAATAGAAGTATCGGAACGTGTCCCCGATAAAATTCTGGCTCTGGCGGATGAGGTCGTGAATATCGATTTAACCGCCGACGAACTTCTTACGCGTCTGAAAGAAGGAAAAATTTACAAAAAAGAGAAAATCCAGACGGCTTTAAGCAATTTTTTTCAGAGCGGACATATTTTGCAGCTTCGGGAACTGGCTTTAAAAGAAGTGGCAACCCATGTTGAAAGAAAGGTAGAAACGGAGATCAAAACTGAGAATTTTAAGCCCATAAAATTTCTTGCCTGCATCAGCAGCAACGAGAAAATAGCCAAAAACATCATTCGGAAAACGGCAAGACTGGCAAGTTATTACAACAGTCCGTGGACCGTTCTGTACATTCAGAAACCTTCAGAAAATCCTGAAAAAATTGCCCTGAACAAGCAGCGATTTCTGATTAATAATTTTAATTTAGCTCAGGAATTGGGAGCCAAAGTGATCCGGCAGAAGGAAAGCAGTATTCATAAAGGGATTCTGGACTATGTGATTGCACATAACATCACCACCGTTTGCATCGGAAAACCGCACGCTCATCTTTTGCAGAGAATTTTCGGCTACAGCTGGATCTACACTTTAATGAACCGACTGAATGAAAGACAGATCGACATTATTATTTTATCTTAG
- the kdpB gene encoding potassium-transporting ATPase subunit KdpB, translating into MKNQSQTLFQKDLVNEAIKQSFVKLNPKIMFKNPVMFLVEIGTVVMLIVSLFSLTGDKSQGSFSYNFLVFVILFFTVLFANFAEAIAEARGKAQADTLRKTREETPAKVVVSNKQGFQVETVMKKSAEMKLGDIFLCEAGDQIPMDGEIIEGLATIDESAITGESAPVIREAGGDKSSVTGGTKVLSDRIKVKVTTKPGESFLDKMIALVEGASRQKTPNEIALTILLAGFTLTFIIVTVTLKPFADYAQTPITIAAFISLFVCLIPTTIGGLLSAIGIAGMDRALRANVITKSGKAVETAGDIDVLLLDKTGTITIGNRKATQFHPSNGIQLDEFIKASALSSVADETPEGKSIIELSQLKSEELLVPNPVYIDFTAETRTSGIDFENTRIRKGAYDTIKKLTEKAGNIFPSETQEAVTRISENGGTPLVVSVNEKVWGVIELQDIIKTGIQERFQRLRKMGVKTVMVTGDNPLTAKFIAEKAGVDDFIAEAKPEDKMNYIKKEQQEGKLVAMMGDGTNDAPALAQADVGVAMNSGTQAAKEAGNMVDLDNDPTKLIEIVEIGKQLLMTRGTLTTFSIANDVAKYFAIIPALFITFIPALQKLNIMNLHSPESAILSAIIFNAIIIPILIPLALKGVAYKPIGASALLRRNLLIYGLGGIIAPFFGIKLIDLVISLFY; encoded by the coding sequence ATGAAAAATCAATCTCAGACATTGTTTCAAAAAGATTTGGTAAACGAAGCCATCAAACAGTCTTTCGTAAAACTGAATCCGAAAATCATGTTTAAAAATCCTGTCATGTTTCTCGTAGAGATCGGAACGGTTGTCATGCTTATTGTAAGCCTGTTCAGCCTTACCGGAGACAAGTCTCAAGGCAGTTTCAGCTATAATTTTTTAGTATTCGTTATCTTATTTTTTACGGTTTTATTCGCCAATTTTGCCGAGGCCATTGCCGAAGCGAGAGGAAAAGCGCAAGCGGATACTTTACGAAAAACCCGTGAGGAAACTCCTGCAAAAGTTGTCGTAAGCAACAAACAGGGATTTCAGGTAGAAACCGTGATGAAAAAATCTGCCGAAATGAAACTGGGCGATATTTTCCTTTGCGAAGCCGGAGACCAGATCCCGATGGACGGAGAAATTATCGAAGGTCTTGCAACCATCGACGAATCTGCCATCACCGGAGAAAGCGCACCTGTTATCCGTGAAGCAGGAGGAGACAAAAGTTCCGTAACAGGCGGTACAAAAGTACTTTCCGACAGAATAAAAGTAAAAGTAACCACCAAACCCGGAGAATCTTTCTTAGATAAAATGATTGCTCTTGTGGAAGGTGCTTCCCGACAGAAAACACCCAACGAAATCGCATTAACCATACTTTTAGCAGGCTTTACGCTAACCTTTATTATCGTAACCGTTACCCTGAAACCTTTTGCAGACTACGCGCAGACACCGATTACCATTGCGGCATTTATATCACTTTTCGTTTGTTTGATCCCCACAACGATTGGCGGTCTGCTTTCTGCAATCGGAATCGCGGGAATGGACAGAGCCTTGAGAGCCAACGTGATCACAAAAAGTGGTAAAGCCGTTGAAACTGCGGGAGATATTGATGTACTGCTTTTAGATAAAACAGGAACCATTACCATCGGAAACCGTAAAGCAACCCAATTTCATCCTTCAAATGGAATTCAGCTTGATGAATTCATTAAAGCTTCCGCACTGAGTTCCGTTGCGGACGAAACACCCGAAGGAAAATCGATCATCGAATTAAGCCAGTTAAAATCTGAAGAACTGCTTGTTCCCAATCCTGTTTATATTGATTTTACGGCTGAAACCCGAACTTCAGGAATCGATTTTGAAAACACAAGAATCCGAAAAGGAGCATATGACACGATTAAAAAACTGACAGAAAAAGCCGGAAATATTTTTCCTTCCGAAACACAGGAAGCCGTTACCAGAATTTCCGAAAACGGAGGAACTCCTTTGGTGGTTTCTGTTAATGAAAAAGTATGGGGCGTTATCGAGCTTCAGGACATCATCAAGACCGGAATTCAGGAGCGTTTTCAGAGGTTAAGAAAAATGGGCGTGAAAACGGTAATGGTAACCGGAGACAATCCTTTAACAGCAAAATTTATCGCTGAGAAAGCCGGAGTAGACGATTTTATCGCCGAAGCAAAACCGGAAGATAAGATGAATTACATTAAAAAAGAGCAGCAGGAAGGAAAACTGGTTGCCATGATGGGAGACGGAACCAACGATGCTCCCGCACTTGCACAAGCCGATGTGGGCGTAGCAATGAACAGCGGAACACAGGCAGCGAAAGAAGCAGGAAACATGGTAGATTTAGATAATGATCCTACGAAACTTATTGAAATCGTTGAAATTGGGAAACAGTTACTGATGACACGCGGAACGTTAACGACTTTCAGTATTGCGAATGATGTTGCCAAGTATTTTGCGATTATTCCTGCATTGTTCATCACGTTTATTCCGGCGCTTCAAAAGCTGAATATTATGAATCTCCACAGTCCAGAATCTGCGATTTTATCTGCGATTATTTTTAACGCTATCATCATCCCGATTCTGATTCCTTTAGCTTTGAAAGGTGTTGCTTACAAACCAATCGGAGCCAGCGCATTATTGAGAAGAAATCTCTTAATCTACGGACTGGGCGGAATTATTGCCCCATTTTTCGGAATAAAGCTCATCGATTTAGTTATCAGTCTTTTTTATTAG
- a CDS encoding HAMP domain-containing sensor histidine kinase → MKLKTKLTLGVGLLFVLIVLLSVIGSFYINKLKSDTEKILIANYNSLEFSQNMLLALDKMKTDSAVAIKDFKKNNLLQERNLTEFGEKEATQNLNLHFNSYINDPSPEKEKMIREDLVKIMSLNMKGIERKSDIAIITAENATFWIACLGTICFLIAITLVFNLPQTIAEPISQLTFSIRQIANKNYNERVHFRGSEEFNDLANSFNIMAEKLQEYESSTLSEQLMDKKRIETLVNNMHDAVIGLDENHFIYMINDEALKITNLNKDEIIGKTVHEVAVNNDLIRELLKNINHPQKDPIKIVTDNKENYFEQDVIPINITKTGEKEKKYIGKVILLRNITPFKELDFAKTNFIATISHELKTPISAIKMGVQLLENQKFGELNDQQKELLKSINEDGQRLLDITGELLNLSQVETGNIRLNIESCAPKKMVQTAVKNVEKLAEQKNISIQTQFLTDEKDFVMADFDKTVWVMNNFLSNAIKHSFQDEKILILVEKELSGIKFSITDTGKGIDEKYQRQIFDRYFQVPGEHQNGTGLGLAISKNFIEKQNGEIGVKSSLNQGSTFYFVLPLA, encoded by the coding sequence ATGAAACTAAAAACGAAACTCACCCTCGGAGTAGGTCTTTTATTTGTGCTGATTGTTCTGCTATCGGTTATCGGGTCTTTTTACATCAATAAACTGAAATCTGATACGGAAAAAATTCTTATCGCCAATTACAACAGTCTGGAATTTTCTCAGAATATGCTTCTGGCTCTGGATAAAATGAAAACCGACAGCGCCGTTGCCATTAAAGATTTTAAGAAAAATAATCTTCTTCAGGAAAGAAATTTAACGGAATTCGGCGAGAAGGAAGCTACCCAGAATCTCAATCTTCATTTCAACAGCTACATCAATGATCCTTCGCCGGAAAAAGAAAAGATGATCCGTGAAGATCTGGTAAAAATCATGTCGCTCAATATGAAAGGGATTGAGCGAAAAAGCGATATTGCGATCATTACGGCAGAAAATGCGACGTTCTGGATCGCCTGTCTCGGAACCATCTGTTTTTTAATTGCAATTACGCTAGTTTTTAATCTTCCTCAGACAATTGCGGAACCTATCAGTCAGCTTACATTCAGCATCCGACAGATTGCCAATAAAAACTATAATGAAAGGGTTCATTTCAGGGGAAGTGAGGAGTTTAACGATCTTGCCAATTCTTTCAATATCATGGCAGAAAAGCTTCAGGAATACGAAAGCAGCACTTTATCTGAACAGCTTATGGATAAAAAGCGGATTGAAACCCTGGTGAATAATATGCATGATGCCGTGATTGGTCTGGACGAAAATCATTTTATTTATATGATTAATGATGAGGCTCTTAAAATCACCAATCTCAATAAAGATGAAATTATAGGGAAAACGGTTCATGAAGTGGCTGTAAACAATGATCTGATAAGGGAACTTCTGAAAAACATCAATCATCCGCAGAAAGATCCTATTAAAATTGTAACCGACAATAAAGAAAATTATTTTGAGCAGGATGTAATCCCTATCAATATTACAAAAACGGGAGAAAAGGAAAAAAAATACATCGGAAAAGTAATTCTTCTGCGAAATATTACGCCTTTTAAAGAACTGGATTTTGCAAAAACCAACTTTATCGCAACGATTTCGCATGAATTAAAAACTCCTATTTCTGCTATAAAAATGGGCGTTCAGCTTTTGGAAAATCAAAAATTCGGAGAATTGAATGATCAGCAGAAAGAATTATTAAAAAGCATCAATGAAGACGGACAAAGACTGCTTGATATTACGGGGGAACTGTTGAACTTATCCCAGGTTGAAACCGGAAATATCCGACTGAATATCGAAAGCTGCGCTCCAAAAAAAATGGTACAGACTGCTGTAAAAAATGTGGAAAAGTTGGCAGAACAGAAAAACATTTCGATCCAGACGCAGTTTCTGACGGATGAGAAGGATTTTGTTATGGCTGATTTTGATAAAACAGTCTGGGTAATGAATAATTTCCTGAGCAATGCGATTAAACATTCTTTTCAGGATGAAAAAATCCTGATTTTGGTTGAAAAAGAACTATCCGGAATTAAATTCAGCATTACCGATACCGGAAAAGGGATTGACGAAAAGTACCAGCGACAGATTTTCGACCGCTATTTTCAGGTTCCGGGAGAACATCAGAACGGAACAGGTTTAGGACTCGCAATTTCTAAAAATTTCATTGAGAAACAAAACGGAGAAATCGGTGTTAAAAGTTCTTTAAATCAGGGAAGTACTTTTTATTTTGTGTTGCCTTTAGCATAA
- the kdpA gene encoding potassium-transporting ATPase subunit KdpA: MNTEILGIIAMFTITLVIGIFLGKYIANVYGYKKTFLDKIFQPAENLIYKISGINPNRQMTWKQNMSAMLTINFVWFILAFFILLNQSWLPLNPDGNPDMSPDLAFNTAISFLVNCNLQHYSGETGVSYFSQLYLMFLQFVSAATGMAAMAVLFKAFRDKTTTELGNFYDFFTKSVIRILLPLSIVVAFILSSNGSPMTFEGKDHITTLEGAKMDVSRGPVATFVAIKHLGTNGGGFFGANSAHPLENPNYMTNMTEMIVQMIIPFALVFALGFYLKKRKLSWTIFAVMTIGFLALTIPNVINETNGNPLITQMGTDSHLGAMEGKEIRFGSAASAYWSIATTVISTGSVNAMHDSTMPLSGMNELLAMMINCFYGGCGVGILNYFIFIILAVFISGLMVGRTPEFLGKKIEAKEMKIAMIVALFHPFLILVGTALTAYLPEFGAKTLNNPGFHGFSEMLYEFTSSSANNGSGFEGLGDNTPWWNISTGIVLLLSRFIPIIGPVAIAGLLAQKKYIPESSGTLKTDTATFGFMTLAVILLIAALSFFPALTLGPIAEQLQYFSK; the protein is encoded by the coding sequence ATGAACACAGAAATTTTAGGCATTATTGCCATGTTCACGATTACCTTAGTGATTGGTATTTTTCTCGGAAAATATATTGCTAATGTATACGGCTACAAAAAAACCTTTTTAGACAAAATTTTTCAGCCCGCTGAAAATCTGATCTATAAAATCTCAGGCATCAATCCGAATCGTCAAATGACCTGGAAACAGAATATGTCTGCAATGTTAACCATCAATTTTGTATGGTTTATTCTTGCTTTTTTTATTCTGCTGAATCAATCCTGGCTTCCTTTGAATCCGGACGGAAATCCGGATATGTCGCCAGATTTAGCCTTCAATACCGCCATCTCTTTTTTAGTCAACTGTAATTTGCAGCATTATTCCGGAGAAACGGGAGTCAGCTATTTCAGTCAGTTGTATTTAATGTTCTTGCAGTTTGTCTCTGCTGCGACAGGAATGGCTGCAATGGCTGTTCTATTCAAAGCTTTCAGAGATAAAACGACAACAGAACTGGGGAATTTTTACGATTTCTTCACCAAATCTGTGATCCGTATTTTATTGCCTTTAAGCATTGTGGTTGCTTTCATTCTTTCATCCAACGGAAGTCCGATGACTTTCGAAGGAAAAGACCATATTACCACTCTGGAAGGAGCCAAAATGGATGTTTCGCGAGGTCCGGTTGCCACTTTTGTTGCCATCAAACATCTGGGAACAAACGGAGGAGGATTCTTCGGAGCTAACTCAGCGCATCCGTTAGAAAACCCGAATTATATGACCAATATGACGGAAATGATTGTTCAGATGATTATTCCTTTTGCACTGGTTTTTGCTTTAGGATTTTATCTGAAGAAAAGAAAACTTTCCTGGACGATTTTTGCCGTCATGACGATTGGTTTTCTGGCTTTAACCATTCCGAACGTTATTAACGAAACAAACGGTAATCCTTTGATTACGCAAATGGGAACAGATTCTCATCTTGGAGCCATGGAAGGCAAAGAAATCCGTTTCGGAAGTGCTGCTTCAGCGTACTGGAGCATTGCTACAACCGTTATTTCAACAGGATCTGTAAACGCGATGCATGACAGTACGATGCCGCTTTCGGGGATGAATGAACTTCTTGCCATGATGATCAACTGTTTCTACGGAGGATGCGGAGTCGGAATTCTCAACTATTTCATTTTCATTATTCTTGCGGTATTCATCAGCGGATTAATGGTGGGAAGAACACCTGAATTTTTAGGCAAAAAAATTGAAGCTAAAGAAATGAAGATCGCGATGATTGTAGCTTTATTCCATCCTTTTCTGATCTTGGTAGGAACAGCTTTAACGGCTTATCTCCCTGAATTCGGAGCAAAAACGCTGAATAATCCCGGTTTCCATGGCTTTAGTGAAATGCTGTACGAATTTACCTCATCATCTGCAAACAACGGTTCCGGTTTTGAAGGTTTGGGAGACAACACACCATGGTGGAACATCTCCACAGGAATTGTGCTTTTATTATCAAGATTTATCCCGATTATCGGTCCGGTAGCCATTGCAGGATTACTGGCGCAGAAAAAATACATCCCGGAAAGCTCGGGAACGCTGAAAACAGATACTGCCACTTTCGGATTTATGACGTTAGCCGTTATTCTTCTGATCGCAGCGCTGTCCTTCTTCCCTGCCCTTACTTTGGGTCCGATTGCAGAACAGCTTCAGTATTTTTCTAAATAA
- a CDS encoding immunity 22 family protein, which translates to MTTDTLDFWVGNFKSEEDFYEFVEEDENFYMEEESDEKYISKFAESQDTIWLDHDFVEYGYEDGNRTIYEKFADYSFAEQWLPILINRLNELNLDFDINSIIFLNKQIPKPTSVETDFFSLVYIGGIEYSA; encoded by the coding sequence ATGACTACAGACACATTAGACTTTTGGGTAGGAAATTTCAAAAGCGAGGAAGATTTTTATGAATTTGTGGAAGAAGATGAAAATTTTTATATGGAAGAAGAATCTGATGAAAAATATATTTCAAAATTTGCAGAATCTCAGGACACCATCTGGCTGGATCACGATTTTGTAGAATACGGCTATGAAGACGGAAACAGAACCATTTACGAAAAATTTGCCGATTATTCTTTTGCCGAACAGTGGCTTCCGATTTTAATCAACAGACTCAACGAACTGAACCTTGATTTTGATATCAATTCCATTATTTTCCTGAATAAACAGATTCCGAAACCCACTTCCGTAGAAACAGATTTTTTCTCTCTGGTTTACATCGGAGGAATTGAATATTCTGCGTAA